The Antarcticibacterium sp. 1MA-6-2 genome has a window encoding:
- a CDS encoding alkaline phosphatase family protein: MVPKRIFIKCETAIAYCNLFLPGYLFHRKWPEEHGVVGNGWCFKDEYEIKFWRQSNKLVQAPKIWEELKKQDPNFTCANMFWWFNMNSTVDYAVTPRPLYPATGLKLPDVHSQPMDLREKLQNELGQFPLFSFWGPNANISSTRWIADASMLVDKWHDPTLTLIYLPHLDYNLQRVGIDFNKIGRDLQEIDKVCEDLITYYEKQGAEVVIVSEYGITDVSNPVHINRILRNNDYIAVKDELGRETLDTWASKAFAVADHQLAHVYVRDYRDIPAVKKLLENTPGIELVLDEEGKKNITLIMTGREIW; the protein is encoded by the coding sequence ATGGTCCCAAAAAGGATCTTTATTAAATGTGAAACCGCTATTGCTTACTGTAACCTGTTCCTCCCAGGCTACTTATTTCACCGTAAATGGCCGGAAGAGCACGGAGTAGTTGGTAACGGCTGGTGCTTTAAAGATGAGTATGAAATAAAATTTTGGAGGCAGTCAAATAAGCTGGTTCAGGCTCCGAAGATTTGGGAGGAGTTGAAGAAGCAAGATCCAAATTTTACCTGCGCCAATATGTTCTGGTGGTTCAATATGAATTCTACAGTAGACTACGCAGTTACACCCCGACCACTTTATCCCGCCACAGGACTTAAACTACCCGATGTTCATAGCCAGCCCATGGATCTTAGAGAAAAGCTGCAAAATGAGCTGGGGCAGTTTCCTCTCTTTTCATTCTGGGGACCTAATGCCAACATTAGCTCCACCCGTTGGATAGCTGATGCTTCTATGCTTGTGGATAAATGGCACGATCCAACTCTCACCCTTATTTACCTGCCGCACCTCGATTATAATCTGCAAAGAGTAGGTATAGATTTCAATAAGATTGGCAGGGACCTGCAGGAGATCGATAAAGTATGTGAAGATCTAATTACCTATTACGAAAAACAGGGAGCAGAGGTAGTGATTGTATCAGAATACGGAATAACCGATGTTTCCAATCCAGTACATATTAACAGGATTCTCAGGAATAATGATTATATAGCTGTAAAAGATGAGCTTGGAAGGGAAACCTTGGACACCTGGGCTAGTAAAGCTTTTGCAGTGGCCGATCATCAATTGGCCCATGTTTATGTAAGAGACTACCGGGATATTCCTGCCGTAAAGAAGCTTTTAGAAAATACTCCGGGAATAGAACTCGTTCTGGATGAGGAAGGAAAAAAGAACATCACCTTAATCATGACAGGGCGGGAGATTTGGTAG
- a CDS encoding EboA domain-containing protein: MGKPKQEDKLQNNFELRSFYLAFSSASRFIRKSNLDSAEEILARADSIRKGFQPQSWNLLQCVRTYFLLMLPQEDAEAYEHNLTKLHETADVEEQVTLYAALPLLPYPSINSKRAAEGIRTNITDVFDAIALDNPYPADFLNELSLESNGFKSCFYATTFVPYLSCR, translated from the coding sequence ATGGGTAAACCTAAGCAGGAGGATAAACTTCAGAATAATTTTGAATTGCGTTCTTTTTACCTTGCTTTCAGTTCTGCCTCTCGTTTTATCAGGAAAAGTAATCTTGATAGTGCTGAGGAGATTTTAGCCCGTGCAGATAGTATTCGCAAAGGGTTCCAACCTCAATCCTGGAATTTACTGCAATGTGTGCGTACCTATTTCCTTTTAATGCTTCCACAAGAAGATGCTGAAGCCTACGAACATAATCTTACCAAACTTCACGAAACGGCAGATGTTGAGGAACAGGTAACTTTATATGCGGCATTACCACTTCTTCCATATCCTTCAATTAATTCAAAACGTGCGGCGGAGGGAATAAGAACAAATATTACCGATGTTTTTGATGCCATTGCTCTGGACAATCCTTATCCTGCCGATTTTCTTAATGAGCTAAGCCTGGAATCAAATGGTTTTAAAAGCTGTTTTTATGCAACGACCTTTGTACCGTATTTATCGTGCAGATGA
- a CDS encoding TatD family hydrolase — translation MYIDPHIHVSSRTTDDYEAMQKVGIKAIIEPAFWLGQPRTKVGSFQDYFNSLVGWERFRASQFGIKHYCTIGLNSKEANNEALAEQVMELLPLYVGKEGVVAVGEIGYDDQTKAEDKYYRLQLDLAKEVNLLRL, via the coding sequence ATGTATATAGATCCACATATTCACGTAAGCTCACGTACAACCGATGATTACGAGGCTATGCAAAAGGTAGGTATTAAAGCTATTATAGAACCTGCATTTTGGCTGGGCCAGCCCCGTACAAAAGTAGGAAGTTTTCAGGATTACTTTAATAGCCTTGTAGGTTGGGAACGTTTCCGGGCGAGCCAGTTTGGAATTAAACACTATTGTACTATCGGCTTAAATTCCAAGGAGGCAAATAATGAAGCTTTGGCAGAACAGGTAATGGAGTTGTTGCCTTTATACGTTGGAAAAGAGGGAGTAGTTGCAGTGGGGGAAATTGGTTATGATGATCAAACTAAAGCTGAGGATAAGTACTACCGCCTTCAGCTCGATCTGGCCAAAGAAGTGAATTTGCTTAGGTTATGA
- the eboE gene encoding metabolite traffic protein EboE — protein MYKNGYHLTYCTNIHPGESWEETFENLKNYIPKVKTEVSPDAAFGIGLRLSNDASISLKKEKNLSNFKHWLIENDCYVFTMNGFPFGGFHHQAVKDQVHYPDWTTTERLDYTLRLFDILNSILPEGMEGGISTSPLSYKYWEAASTNKQEVFENATLHMVKVAERLYHFQENEGKTLHLDIEPEPDGLLENTQGVIEWYRNWLIPMGTVYLKEHLDLSAEQAEACLKNHIRLCYDVCHFAIVYEKPAQVFSLLEAEGIKIGKVQISAALKADLHKDIENRTWLKDAFAPFVESTYLHQVVEKDVKGFLTHYPDLPQALENVNKTDATQWRTHFHVPVFLSRYGQLQSTQEDILDVLNHLKNEKTTRHLEVETYTWEVLPNDIQLEIVDSIVRELKWVQKNF, from the coding sequence ATGTATAAAAACGGATATCATCTTACCTATTGTACCAATATCCACCCGGGAGAGAGCTGGGAGGAGACTTTTGAAAATTTAAAGAATTATATTCCCAAAGTAAAGACCGAAGTTTCACCCGATGCTGCATTTGGGATAGGTTTGCGATTATCCAATGATGCCAGTATATCACTAAAAAAGGAAAAAAATCTTTCGAATTTTAAACACTGGTTAATCGAAAATGACTGCTATGTCTTTACTATGAACGGATTTCCTTTTGGAGGTTTCCATCATCAAGCTGTAAAAGATCAGGTGCATTATCCTGACTGGACCACGACCGAACGACTGGATTATACTCTTAGACTATTTGATATACTTAATAGTATTCTTCCTGAGGGAATGGAGGGCGGCATTTCAACATCTCCACTATCTTACAAATACTGGGAGGCTGCGAGTACTAATAAACAGGAAGTATTTGAAAATGCAACGCTCCATATGGTGAAGGTGGCAGAGCGGCTTTATCATTTTCAGGAGAATGAAGGTAAGACATTACATTTGGATATTGAACCAGAGCCAGACGGACTCCTGGAAAATACCCAGGGAGTAATTGAATGGTATAGAAACTGGCTAATTCCTATGGGAACGGTTTACTTAAAGGAACACCTGGATCTATCTGCGGAGCAAGCAGAAGCATGTCTTAAAAATCACATCCGCCTTTGTTACGACGTGTGTCATTTTGCTATTGTTTATGAAAAACCTGCACAAGTCTTTTCATTGCTGGAAGCTGAAGGAATAAAAATTGGAAAGGTCCAGATAAGTGCTGCCCTAAAAGCTGATCTGCATAAAGATATAGAAAACCGGACCTGGCTGAAAGATGCCTTTGCACCTTTTGTGGAGTCTACATATTTACACCAGGTGGTAGAAAAGGATGTGAAAGGATTTCTCACTCATTATCCCGACCTGCCTCAGGCACTTGAAAATGTTAATAAAACTGATGCCACACAATGGCGCACGCACTTTCACGTCCCTGTTTTTCTTTCCCGTTACGGGCAACTGCAATCTACCCAGGAAGATATTTTAGACGTGCTTAACCATCTAAAAAACGAGAAAACGACCCGTCACCTGGAGGTGGAGACTTATACCTGGGAAGTTTTACCCAATGATATTCAACTGGAAATTGTAGATTCAATTGTAAGGGAATTAAAATGGGTACAGAAAAATTTTTAA
- a CDS encoding 3-dehydroquinate synthase has translation MLCADPLVIPGGEGVKNEKIYVEQILEASNTYGIDRHSFIVAIGGGAVLDMVGFATAIAHRGIRHIRIPTTVLAQNDSGIGVKNSVNAYNKKNFLGTFAPPFSVINDSTFLKTLDPRDWCAGISEAVKVALIKDASFFEWIEANVEKLASREMPPMEELIYRCAQMHLDHIAGGDPFESGSSRPLDFGHWAAHKLEQLTNYNLRHGKLLL, from the coding sequence GTGCTGTGCGCAGACCCGCTGGTTATACCGGGAGGTGAAGGTGTCAAGAATGAGAAAATTTACGTTGAGCAAATTCTGGAGGCCAGTAATACCTACGGTATAGACAGGCATTCTTTTATTGTGGCCATTGGTGGAGGTGCAGTTCTTGATATGGTAGGTTTTGCAACGGCTATTGCCCACAGGGGGATTAGACATATACGTATCCCAACCACTGTTCTGGCTCAGAATGATTCGGGAATAGGAGTAAAGAATAGCGTAAATGCCTATAATAAAAAAAATTTCCTCGGAACATTTGCTCCTCCTTTTTCAGTAATAAATGACAGTACTTTTTTAAAAACTTTAGACCCGAGGGATTGGTGTGCGGGTATTTCTGAAGCTGTTAAAGTGGCTCTTATAAAAGATGCTTCTTTCTTTGAATGGATAGAAGCCAACGTTGAAAAACTGGCTAGCAGGGAGATGCCGCCAATGGAGGAATTAATCTATCGCTGTGCACAAATGCATCTTGACCATATTGCAGGTGGAGATCCTTTTGAATCTGGTTCTTCACGACCCCTTGATTTTGGTCATTGGGCGGCACATAAGTTAGAACAATTAACAAATTATAACCTGCGCCACGGGAAGCTGTTGCTATAG
- a CDS encoding EboA domain-containing protein, producing the protein MQRPLYRIYRADERANPELAAMLIDFAHERWAANRKVLPELWRFVGPFLNSERFNDIEKVVKGEDLEKRAGLLACSQNELPEAKQLLDQFPDVKNSIHTGELNWTLVGEEYRTELSK; encoded by the coding sequence ATGCAACGACCTTTGTACCGTATTTATCGTGCAGATGAACGTGCAAATCCTGAATTAGCTGCAATGCTTATAGACTTTGCCCATGAACGGTGGGCAGCAAACAGAAAAGTTTTACCGGAACTATGGCGTTTTGTAGGTCCGTTTTTAAATTCTGAAAGGTTTAATGATATTGAAAAAGTAGTTAAAGGAGAAGATCTTGAAAAAAGAGCAGGTTTACTGGCCTGTTCTCAAAATGAGCTTCCTGAGGCAAAACAGTTACTTGATCAGTTTCCTGATGTAAAGAATAGCATACATACCGGGGAATTGAACTGGACTTTAGTGGGTGAGGAATACCGGACCGAACTTTCTAAGTAA
- a CDS encoding UbiA family prenyltransferase, with protein MNSLLWLILATIGLYGGGIVFNDVFDAELDKIERPERPIPSGKASVLSASVLGAILFIVGIISAFQVSSLSGLIAVVVAVLAVMYNSWGKHQTLFGPVNMGLCRGTNLLLGMSVIPAALQDLWWIALLLSNLYCSNYYDK; from the coding sequence TTGAATTCTTTACTGTGGTTAATTTTGGCCACTATAGGATTATATGGTGGAGGAATTGTTTTTAATGATGTTTTTGATGCTGAACTTGACAAAATAGAAAGACCGGAAAGACCTATTCCCAGCGGAAAAGCCTCGGTGCTAAGCGCCAGTGTCCTGGGGGCAATATTATTTATTGTGGGCATCATATCAGCCTTTCAGGTATCTTCTCTCAGCGGTTTAATTGCCGTTGTGGTAGCCGTACTAGCTGTTATGTATAATTCTTGGGGGAAACATCAAACCTTATTTGGACCTGTGAATATGGGACTGTGCAGGGGGACAAATTTGTTGTTAGGGATGAGTGTCATTCCAGCTGCTCTTCAGGATCTTTGGTGGATCGCTTTGCTACTCAGTAATCTATATTGCAGCAATTACTATGATAAGTAG
- a CDS encoding transmembrane 220 family protein has protein sequence MKVSRIFFAIWSLLFLLFAYWQWNDPDPEVWVSIYFFSALMCVLAAFERFYLPLLIVVAIAAFFGGIYLFPSSVRDWVLQEWQQADLSMKTPDMEVARESFGLFIVSLIIGLAALNGWFIKRSKNLARLKS, from the coding sequence ATGAAGGTTTCCCGTATCTTTTTTGCGATATGGAGCTTATTATTTCTTCTCTTCGCTTATTGGCAATGGAACGATCCTGATCCCGAAGTTTGGGTGAGTATCTACTTCTTCAGTGCACTAATGTGCGTACTTGCAGCCTTTGAACGGTTTTATCTACCGCTCCTAATAGTGGTAGCCATAGCAGCATTTTTTGGAGGGATATACCTATTTCCTTCTTCTGTGAGAGATTGGGTTCTTCAGGAGTGGCAACAGGCAGATCTTTCTATGAAAACTCCCGATATGGAAGTTGCCCGGGAGTCTTTTGGGCTATTTATAGTTTCGTTAATTATAGGCCTGGCAGCATTAAATGGATGGTTCATAAAACGTTCTAAAAACCTAGCCCGGTTAAAGTCATAA